In the genome of Apostichopus japonicus isolate 1M-3 chromosome 15, ASM3797524v1, whole genome shotgun sequence, one region contains:
- the LOC139980584 gene encoding mediator of RNA polymerase II transcription subunit 19-like, with protein MKRSRSPGEMLQNFDGIPTKIPIPIRQKSPATPRTYTSQPNHENDTFYLLKEINVEKTQVTGEQNLINHFGLQHSYDKFSTKKVKEQLSAFLPGLPGRIDTPGVQDNSSLQSVIEKPPIGGKPLIPLTGPMLSGFKLHPGPVPDHLKWLHSQPPKKQKRKKQKRDFGPPEADPGVGGGSEAGGDSSDRGKKRKDNKKKGKKDKKKKKNKSSPKHATIGAAHTAGGPGRP; from the exons ATGAAGCGAAGTCGCAGTCCCGGTGAAATGTTGCAAAACTTTGACGGTATTCCCACAAAGATACCAATACCTATACGGCAGAAATCTCCGGCTACACCCCGTACTTACACATCTCAACCTAATCACGAGAACGATACGTTCTATTTGCTGAAAGAAATCAATG TTGAGAAAACTCAAGTGACCGGAGAGCAAAATCTGATTAATCACTTTGGCCTACAGCACAGCTATGATAAATTTTCCACCAAGAAGGTCAAGGAGCAGTTGAGTGCTTTCCTTCCAGGACTACCAG GTAGGATAGATACACCAGGTGTACAGGACAACAGCAGTCTCCAATCGGTCATCGAGAAACCTCCCATCGGAGGAAAGCCCCTAATACCATTGACCGGTCCAATGCTATCTGGGTTCAAGCTCCATCCAGGACCC GTCCCCGATCATCTCAAATGGCTTCATAGTCAACCACCGAAGaaacaaaagaggaaaaaacaaaagagagattTTGGACCACCAGAGGCAGATCCTGGAGTTGGTGGAG GATCCGAGGCAGGTGGAGACAGCTCAGACCgagggaagaaaagaaaagacaacaagaaaaaaggaaagaaagacaaaaagaaaaagaag AACAAGTCCAGTCCAAAGCATGCTACTATAGGGGCAGCTCACACAGCAGGCGGACCAGGAAGGCCATGA
- the LOC139980453 gene encoding uncharacterized protein has protein sequence MEKGSGQGESGERKRPYPGTSVGLGSSGGKPLLHGPDKNSSAKEQQRRRDATKIYLLRSYVNWQMEKELYKHVHDLTSVSNADFAEHLLQDHTKRFQMHLFRKDAESQTEAFSAAVTTERSVDTQKGEDTPDPVTSTPLKKPSANVLSNVTSRIRYGAAWERNLRLYEYTLPHLHDPEQKRSYIWQGQALFPDFC, from the exons atggaaaagggatcagggcaaggagaatcgggagaaagaaaacgaccttatcctggaacgagcgtaggcctaggttcaagtggaggaaagccattgttgcatggacctgacaaaaacagcagtgcaaaggaacaacagcgacgaagagatgccacgaagatctatcttctacgttcctacgtaaactggcaaatggagaaagagctctacaaacatgtccacgatttgacttctgttagcaacgcagatttcgcagaacatttgcttcaggatcacacaaaaag gtttcaaatgcatcttttccggaaagatgctgaaagtcaaacagaggcattctcagcggctgtcaccacagaaagatcagttgacactcagaaaggagaag atactcctgatccagttacttcaacacctctcaagaagccatctgccaatgttctgtccaatgtcaccagtaggattagatatggagcagcatgggagagaaacctcagactatacgaatacacattgccacatttacatgatcctgaacaaaagagatcatacatatggcaggggcaagcacttttcccagacttttgttga